One genomic segment of Gemmatimonadota bacterium includes these proteins:
- a CDS encoding NAD(P)H-dependent oxidoreductase subunit E, with the protein MFTAGSARRKELDDIISRYPEKRAALLPALWMIQQERGWISEDSMKEVGEQLGCTAAYVKGVVTFYTMYHQHPVGRNFIQVCTTSPCLCAGADDVVKAFLELTGCRELGLTSPDGKYTVIEVECLGACGFATPVQINEDYVENVTPAKVPEILADSLKAIKAEG; encoded by the coding sequence GTGTTCACGGCCGGGTCGGCGCGGCGCAAGGAGCTGGATGACATCATCTCGCGGTATCCCGAGAAGCGGGCGGCCTTGTTGCCGGCCCTTTGGATGATCCAGCAGGAGCGGGGGTGGATCTCTGAAGACTCGATGAAGGAAGTAGGAGAACAGCTAGGGTGTACGGCGGCGTACGTGAAGGGCGTCGTCACCTTCTACACGATGTACCACCAGCATCCGGTGGGGCGGAACTTCATCCAGGTGTGCACGACGTCGCCCTGCCTCTGTGCCGGGGCCGATGACGTGGTGAAGGCGTTCCTCGAGCTCACGGGGTGCCGGGAGCTGGGGCTGACGTCGCCGGATGGGAAGTACACGGTGATCGAGGTCGAGTGCCTCGGGGCGTGCGGGTTCGCGACGCCGGTGCAGATCAATGAGGACTATGTCGAGAATGTGACGCCGGCAAAAGTGCCGGAGATACTGGCGGACTCGTTAAAGGCGATCAAGGCAGAGGGATAA
- the nuoF gene encoding NADH-quinone oxidoreductase subunit NuoF produces the protein MGYPHKSHPRETPILSKHFGDPEARTLDGWKARGGYKALAQALHMEPTAIVDIVKASGLRGRGGAGFPTGLKWSFMKPGDGKQHYLCCNADESEPGTFKDREIMRWTPHALIEGVAIGAYAIGATKAYIYIRGEFSEPIQVMEKALAEARAAGIIGKNAMGSGKDVEIWVHKGAGAYICGEETALMNSIEGKRGNPRIKPPFPAVAGLFGMPTTINNVETLAAVPHIMNNGAEWYKAMCLSSPKSMGSKLFSVCGNVAKPGNYEVVMGFSFKEFLYDLCGGPPAGRKFKALIPGGSSVPVITIEEAEQVKMDYEGFMEVGTMLGSGGVIIFDDAQSMPRQLARLARFYAHESCAQCTQCREGTAWMTKILERIVAGQGTFEDLDTIFELSESMTGKTICVLSDSCGAPVVSGIKKFRGEFEALIKGRRSSTVAMAGAR, from the coding sequence ATGGGTTATCCCCATAAGTCGCACCCTCGCGAGACTCCGATCCTCAGCAAGCACTTCGGCGACCCCGAAGCGCGGACGCTTGATGGGTGGAAGGCGCGTGGCGGGTACAAGGCGCTCGCGCAGGCGCTCCATATGGAGCCGACGGCCATCGTCGACATCGTGAAGGCTTCGGGGCTGCGTGGGCGCGGCGGGGCGGGGTTCCCGACCGGGCTCAAGTGGTCGTTCATGAAGCCGGGCGACGGGAAGCAGCATTACCTCTGCTGCAACGCCGACGAGTCGGAGCCGGGGACGTTCAAGGACCGGGAGATCATGCGCTGGACGCCGCACGCCCTCATCGAGGGGGTGGCGATCGGGGCGTACGCGATCGGCGCGACGAAGGCCTACATCTACATCCGCGGCGAGTTCTCGGAGCCGATCCAGGTGATGGAGAAGGCGCTCGCCGAGGCGCGGGCGGCCGGGATCATCGGGAAGAACGCGATGGGCTCGGGGAAGGACGTGGAGATCTGGGTGCACAAGGGCGCCGGCGCGTACATCTGCGGCGAAGAGACGGCCCTGATGAACTCGATCGAAGGGAAGCGCGGGAACCCGCGGATCAAGCCGCCGTTCCCGGCCGTCGCGGGGCTCTTCGGCATGCCGACGACGATCAACAACGTCGAGACGCTGGCGGCGGTGCCGCACATCATGAACAACGGCGCCGAGTGGTACAAGGCGATGTGCCTGTCGAGCCCGAAGAGCATGGGGTCGAAGCTCTTCTCGGTGTGCGGCAACGTGGCGAAGCCGGGCAACTACGAAGTGGTGATGGGCTTCTCGTTCAAGGAGTTCCTGTACGACCTGTGCGGCGGACCGCCGGCGGGCCGGAAGTTCAAGGCGCTCATCCCCGGCGGGAGTTCGGTGCCGGTGATCACGATCGAGGAAGCCGAGCAGGTGAAGATGGACTACGAAGGGTTCATGGAAGTCGGGACGATGCTGGGGTCCGGCGGCGTGATCATCTTCGACGATGCGCAATCGATGCCGAGGCAGTTGGCGCGGCTGGCGCGGTTCTACGCGCACGAGAGCTGTGCGCAGTGCACGCAGTGCCGTGAAGGGACGGCGTGGATGACGAAGATCCTGGAGCGGATCGTGGCGGGTCAGGGGACGTTCGAGGATCTCGATACGATCTTCGAGCTCTCCGAGTCCATGACCGGCAAGACGATTTGTGTGCTTTCTGACTCCTGCGGTGCGCCGGTGGTGAGCGGGATCAAGAAGTTCCGCGGGGAGTTTGAAGCATTGATAAAGGGACGCCGATCTTCCACCGTGGCGATGGCGGGGGCTCGATGA
- the nuoH gene encoding NADH-quinone oxidoreductase subunit NuoH, giving the protein MQEISQLPPQTLAFLVFTVIKMLAIFTLYMVVVAYTTLAERKVSAWIQDRHGPNRVGPWGLLQVAADGVKNFMKEETMPGEVNKPLFILAPALAFTTAMIAWAVIPFGAPLPTPWGKIDLVVADLPIGFLYVLAITSLGVYGIVLAGWSSNNKYSLLGGLRSSAQMVSYEIAMGMSLVCVLLMSGNVSLNGIIAQQQASAWNIVLLSIAGFLFIVSAFAETNRVPFDLPEAESELVAGYHAEYSGMKFSMFFIAEYANMITASAMFVTLFFGGWDIPFTQWDNSGPATVLKSLVTFGAFALKLYFFVFFYIWIRWTLPRFRYDQLMSLGWKFMLPVALAYIVIVASAVLGLDAAGVARTSATFWMVMGVMNIAIAILLFVIIDRGRIISPASSRLDREKVARLRQTATDRTTLVQGETR; this is encoded by the coding sequence ATGCAAGAGATCTCGCAGCTCCCACCGCAGACGCTGGCGTTCCTCGTCTTCACGGTGATCAAGATGCTCGCGATCTTCACGCTCTACATGGTCGTCGTGGCGTACACGACGCTCGCGGAGCGGAAGGTGTCGGCGTGGATCCAGGACCGTCATGGTCCCAACCGCGTCGGTCCGTGGGGCCTGCTGCAGGTGGCGGCCGACGGCGTGAAGAACTTCATGAAGGAAGAGACGATGCCGGGGGAGGTGAACAAGCCGCTGTTCATCCTCGCGCCGGCGCTGGCGTTCACCACGGCGATGATCGCGTGGGCGGTGATCCCCTTCGGGGCGCCGCTGCCGACGCCCTGGGGGAAGATCGACCTCGTGGTCGCCGACCTGCCGATCGGGTTCCTCTACGTGCTCGCGATCACCTCGCTGGGCGTGTACGGGATCGTGCTCGCGGGCTGGTCCTCGAACAACAAGTACTCGCTCCTCGGCGGCCTCCGCTCCTCGGCGCAGATGGTGAGCTACGAGATCGCGATGGGGATGAGCCTCGTCTGCGTCCTGCTCATGTCGGGGAACGTCTCGCTGAACGGGATCATCGCGCAGCAGCAGGCGAGCGCGTGGAACATCGTGCTGCTCTCGATCGCGGGGTTCCTGTTCATCGTGAGTGCCTTCGCCGAGACGAACCGCGTGCCGTTCGACCTGCCGGAAGCGGAGTCGGAGCTGGTCGCCGGGTACCACGCCGAGTACAGCGGGATGAAGTTCTCGATGTTCTTCATCGCCGAGTACGCGAACATGATCACGGCGAGCGCGATGTTCGTGACGCTGTTCTTCGGCGGCTGGGACATCCCGTTCACGCAGTGGGACAACAGCGGGCCGGCGACGGTGCTCAAGTCGCTGGTGACGTTCGGGGCGTTCGCGCTCAAGCTGTACTTCTTCGTCTTCTTCTACATCTGGATCCGCTGGACGCTGCCGCGGTTCCGGTATGACCAGCTGATGTCGCTCGGGTGGAAGTTCATGCTCCCGGTGGCGCTGGCGTACATCGTGATCGTCGCGAGCGCGGTGCTGGGGCTGGATGCGGCCGGCGTGGCGCGGACGAGCGCGACCTTCTGGATGGTGATGGGCGTGATGAACATCGCGATCGCCATCCTGCTCTTCGTGATCATCGACCGCGGGCGGATCATCAGCCCGGCGTCGTCGCGTCTGGACCGTGAGAAGGTGGCGCGGCTGCGCCAGACGGCGACCGATCGCACCACGCTCGTGCAGGGGGAGACCCGCTGA
- a CDS encoding NADH-quinone oxidoreductase subunit J: MTPLGNDFFTLFYSFHFYLFGLIAIASAILFVTRKSPVAAAMWLVNVMFCLAALYMLLDAQFIGAIQVLVYAGAIMVVFLFVVMLLNLGSADAVTDIRGNAGRLAAGAVGLAMLAEIMVLARSSFPATLKLKAAETAMAIDGPGGVIGPIAAPLFREHLLAFELTSMLLLTAIVGAVVIGKKKGANDAR, translated from the coding sequence GTGACCCCCTTGGGCAACGACTTCTTCACGCTGTTCTACAGCTTCCACTTCTATCTCTTCGGGCTGATCGCGATCGCCTCGGCGATCCTGTTCGTGACGCGGAAGAGCCCGGTGGCGGCGGCGATGTGGCTGGTGAACGTGATGTTCTGCCTGGCGGCGCTGTACATGCTGCTCGATGCGCAGTTCATCGGCGCGATCCAGGTGCTGGTGTATGCCGGCGCGATCATGGTGGTGTTCCTCTTCGTGGTCATGCTGCTCAACCTGGGCAGCGCGGACGCGGTGACGGACATCCGCGGGAACGCGGGGCGGCTGGCGGCGGGCGCGGTGGGGCTGGCGATGCTGGCGGAGATCATGGTGCTGGCGCGGTCGAGCTTCCCGGCGACGCTGAAGCTGAAGGCGGCGGAGACGGCGATGGCGATCGACGGGCCGGGTGGGGTGATCGGGCCGATCGCGGCGCCGCTGTTCCGGGAACACCTGCTGGCGTTCGAACTCACCTCGATGCTCCTGCTCACGGCGATCGTGGGCGCGGTGGTCATCGGCAAGAAGAAGGGAGCGAATGATGCTCGCTGA
- a CDS encoding NADH-quinone oxidoreductase subunit I: MERPVGEVSYVRATLKGLALTLKHLVDPHRVTIQYPEEKWDLSPRWRGTHRMLTTEDGKAKCVACGLCPTVCPANCIKLVPGEDEEGNRYPLVFEIDEFRCIFCGYCQEVCPEEAIHLGRHYENAEFNRQKFVYDLERLTAQTHPVSELWDPMHPKGE, from the coding sequence ATGGAACGGCCGGTGGGCGAGGTGAGCTACGTGCGCGCCACGCTCAAGGGGCTGGCCCTCACCCTGAAGCACCTCGTGGACCCGCACCGGGTGACGATCCAGTACCCGGAAGAGAAGTGGGACCTCTCGCCGCGGTGGCGCGGGACGCACCGGATGCTGACCACGGAGGACGGCAAGGCGAAGTGCGTGGCCTGCGGTCTCTGTCCGACGGTCTGTCCGGCGAACTGCATCAAGCTGGTGCCGGGCGAGGACGAGGAAGGGAACCGCTACCCGCTCGTGTTCGAGATCGACGAGTTCCGGTGCATCTTCTGCGGCTATTGCCAGGAAGTGTGCCCGGAGGAAGCGATCCACCTGGGGCGGCACTACGAGAACGCGGAGTTTAATAGGCAGAAATTCGTCTATGACCTGGAGCGGCTCACGGCGCAGACGCACCCGGTGAGCGAGCTGTGGGATCCCATGCACCCCAAGGGGGAGTGA
- the nuoD gene encoding NADH dehydrogenase (quinone) subunit D — translation MEIKHRTPEEAFGPELEGEHMLINIGPQHPATHGVLRLVLELDGETVVRCIPHVGYLHCGFEKIGEYRQYNQIIPWTDREDYLNSMGNNVAFVLGAERLFGIEITERCTVLRVIAMELSRIISHLVWLGTTCIDIGAFTPFLWSFQERENVYKLLEGWTGARLTTSGTRVGGMIADVPDGWVDGLKGFLERFPKTLDQVDRMLTRNAIWVGRTVGLGVMSPQEALNYGLSGPMLRASGVAYDVRKDFPYLDYETYDFDVPVGTNGDVYDRFLVRSEELKQSVRILEQAVKRLPDGPVNVDDPRVILPHKHKATSEMESMIHHFKLVMEGPRPPIGETYVPIESPKGEKGYYFVSDGTSKPVRWRIRPPSYVNLSAIPKMVEGHLLSDVIAINASIDIVMGEIDR, via the coding sequence ATGGAGATCAAGCACCGCACGCCCGAGGAGGCCTTCGGGCCGGAGCTCGAAGGCGAGCACATGCTCATCAACATCGGCCCGCAGCACCCGGCGACGCACGGCGTGCTCCGGCTGGTGCTGGAGCTCGATGGCGAGACGGTGGTCCGCTGCATCCCGCACGTGGGCTACCTGCACTGCGGCTTCGAGAAGATCGGCGAGTACCGGCAGTACAACCAGATCATCCCGTGGACGGACCGCGAGGACTACCTCAACTCGATGGGCAACAACGTCGCCTTCGTGCTGGGCGCCGAGCGGCTCTTCGGGATCGAGATCACGGAGCGGTGCACGGTCCTGCGGGTGATCGCGATGGAGCTGTCGCGCATCATCTCGCACCTGGTCTGGCTGGGGACGACCTGCATCGACATCGGCGCGTTCACGCCCTTCCTGTGGAGCTTCCAGGAGCGCGAGAACGTCTACAAGCTGCTCGAAGGGTGGACGGGCGCGCGGCTCACGACGAGCGGCACCCGCGTGGGCGGCATGATCGCCGACGTGCCGGACGGCTGGGTGGACGGGCTCAAGGGCTTCCTGGAGCGCTTCCCCAAGACGCTGGACCAGGTCGATCGGATGCTCACGCGCAACGCGATCTGGGTGGGGCGCACGGTGGGCCTGGGCGTGATGTCGCCGCAGGAGGCGCTGAACTACGGCCTCTCGGGTCCGATGCTCCGCGCCTCGGGCGTGGCGTACGACGTCCGCAAGGACTTCCCGTACCTCGACTACGAGACCTACGACTTCGACGTGCCGGTGGGGACGAACGGCGACGTCTATGACCGCTTCCTGGTGCGCTCGGAGGAGCTCAAGCAGTCGGTGCGCATCCTGGAGCAGGCGGTGAAGCGGCTGCCGGACGGGCCGGTGAACGTGGACGACCCGCGCGTGATCCTGCCGCACAAGCACAAGGCGACGAGCGAGATGGAGAGCATGATCCATCACTTCAAGCTCGTCATGGAAGGCCCCCGGCCGCCGATCGGCGAGACGTACGTGCCGATCGAGTCGCCGAAGGGGGAGAAGGGCTACTACTTCGTCTCGGACGGGACGTCGAAGCCGGTGCGCTGGCGCATCCGGCCGCCGAGCTATGTGAACCTCTCGGCGATCCCGAAGATGGTGGAGGGGCACCTGCTCTCCGACGTCATCGCGATCAACGCCTCCATCGACATCGTCATGGGAGAGATCGACCGGTGA
- a CDS encoding NADH-quinone oxidoreductase subunit A — MERTYLPVLLLVGFVAVNAVLILGLAHLITRSRPTPVKQQPYESGIPVINDARERFSVKFYMVAMLFIVFDIETVFMIPWGAYFRQLSCSVALVGGACPAGSISFFGLGEMLVFMTILLAGYVYIWKKGALQWD; from the coding sequence ATGGAACGGACGTACCTGCCCGTCCTGCTCCTCGTCGGCTTCGTCGCCGTCAACGCGGTCCTCATCCTCGGCCTCGCGCACCTCATCACGCGCAGCCGCCCGACCCCGGTCAAGCAGCAGCCCTACGAGTCCGGCATCCCCGTCATCAACGACGCGCGGGAACGGTTCTCCGTGAAGTTCTACATGGTGGCCATGCTCTTCATCGTCTTCGACATCGAGACGGTGTTCATGATCCCCTGGGGCGCCTACTTCCGCCAACTCTCCTGCTCGGTGGCCCTCGTGGGCGGCGCCTGCCCGGCAGGCTCCATCTCGTTCTTCGGCCTCGGCGAGATGCTGGTCTTCATGACCATCCTCCTCGCCGGCTACGTCTACATCTGGAAGAAGGGAGCCCTCCAATGGGATTGA
- a CDS encoding (2Fe-2S)-binding protein, with product MTLKDEGGKMVNLVIEGRGVSVPEGTTILEAAKHAGVLIPHYCYHPGLPVAGVCRMCLVEVEKMPKLAPSCATAVGEGQVVHVYSEKALEARKGVLELLLINHPLDCPICDQAGECELQDYTFQEGRADSRYQEPKRFNPVEDFGGDVLYVTNRCILCTRCVRFMDDVHHEPVLCVSERGDRAMISKAPDADLVQPWAANVIDLCPVGALVSKDFLNKARAWELDRTASVCTGCSQGCNSVLETRDNVVVRMKPRSNDDVNKFYLCDAGRLDYRWMSRADRIEVPQIRVHDELKPVDWEVALREVGSRMKGRRAYVVASPKLSNEALFLLRRIIKATGGEGVFRCATGPEAPLPGVKDLSLRADRAPNVNGAELLGFARRDADVLAGLKDGDVLVLADDALDGMDAKAVAKASAVIVVGTVLPMTVGTPAVVLPIANVAEEEGTFTNLRGRVQRFLQAKAAPGMARPSWYALADLATAVGADSDDCSLPQTVFAKLAGEVPAFAGLSYDQLGLRGATVAGATAGSTAGAH from the coding sequence ATGACGCTGAAGGATGAAGGGGGAAAGATGGTGAACCTCGTCATCGAGGGGCGTGGAGTCTCGGTGCCGGAGGGCACCACGATCCTCGAGGCGGCGAAGCATGCGGGGGTGCTCATTCCCCACTACTGCTATCACCCGGGGCTCCCGGTCGCCGGCGTGTGCCGCATGTGCCTCGTCGAGGTGGAGAAGATGCCGAAGCTGGCCCCGTCCTGCGCCACGGCGGTGGGCGAGGGGCAGGTGGTGCATGTCTACTCCGAGAAGGCGCTCGAGGCGCGCAAGGGCGTGCTGGAGCTGCTGCTCATCAATCATCCGCTCGACTGCCCGATCTGCGACCAGGCCGGGGAGTGCGAGCTGCAGGACTACACCTTCCAGGAAGGGCGCGCGGACTCGCGGTACCAGGAGCCGAAGCGCTTCAACCCGGTGGAGGACTTCGGCGGCGACGTCCTGTACGTCACCAACCGCTGCATCCTCTGCACGCGCTGCGTGCGGTTCATGGACGACGTGCACCACGAGCCGGTGCTCTGCGTGAGCGAGCGCGGCGACCGGGCGATGATCTCGAAGGCGCCGGACGCCGACCTGGTGCAGCCGTGGGCGGCGAACGTGATCGACCTTTGCCCCGTGGGCGCGCTGGTCTCGAAGGACTTCCTGAACAAGGCGCGCGCGTGGGAGCTCGATCGCACGGCGTCGGTGTGCACCGGCTGCTCGCAGGGGTGCAACAGCGTGCTCGAGACGCGCGACAACGTCGTGGTGCGCATGAAGCCGCGGTCGAACGACGACGTGAACAAGTTCTATCTCTGCGATGCGGGACGACTCGACTATCGCTGGATGAGTCGTGCTGACCGGATCGAAGTGCCCCAGATCCGCGTGCACGATGAGCTCAAGCCGGTGGATTGGGAGGTAGCCTTGAGGGAAGTAGGCTCAAGGATGAAGGGGAGGCGCGCGTATGTCGTGGCGAGCCCCAAGCTTTCCAACGAGGCCCTGTTCCTCCTGCGTCGCATCATCAAGGCGACCGGGGGCGAGGGCGTGTTCCGCTGCGCCACCGGGCCTGAGGCGCCGCTGCCGGGGGTGAAGGATCTCTCGCTCCGCGCGGACCGCGCGCCGAACGTGAACGGGGCCGAGCTGCTCGGCTTCGCGCGGCGCGATGCCGATGTGCTCGCCGGGCTCAAGGACGGCGATGTGCTCGTGCTCGCGGACGATGCGCTGGACGGGATGGATGCGAAGGCGGTGGCGAAGGCGAGCGCGGTGATCGTGGTTGGGACGGTGCTCCCCATGACCGTCGGCACGCCGGCGGTGGTGCTGCCGATCGCGAACGTCGCGGAGGAAGAGGGGACCTTCACCAACCTCCGCGGACGGGTGCAGCGGTTCCTGCAGGCGAAGGCGGCGCCGGGGATGGCGCGGCCGAGCTGGTATGCGCTGGCGGACCTCGCCACGGCCGTCGGGGCGGACTCCGACGACTGCAGCCTGCCGCAGACGGTCTTCGCGAAGCTCGCGGGCGAGGTGCCCGCCTTCGCCGGCCTCTCCTACGACCAGCTGGGGCTGCGCGGCGCGACCGTCGCGGGCGCCACGGCCGGTTCCACCGCAGGGGCCCACTGA
- the nuoK gene encoding NADH-quinone oxidoreductase subunit NuoK, whose amino-acid sequence MMLAESLALSAVLFTIGVVGVLTRRNAIILFMCVELMLNAVNLSFVALSKLYGATGQVFVIFVMTVAAAEAAVGLAIIIAIFRHRQSVNLEDINLLKG is encoded by the coding sequence ATGATGCTCGCTGAGTCGCTGGCGCTCTCGGCGGTGCTGTTCACCATCGGCGTGGTGGGCGTGCTGACGCGCCGGAACGCCATCATCCTGTTCATGTGCGTGGAGCTGATGCTCAACGCGGTGAACCTGTCCTTCGTCGCGCTGTCCAAGCTCTACGGGGCCACGGGGCAGGTGTTCGTCATCTTCGTGATGACGGTCGCTGCTGCCGAGGCCGCGGTGGGGCTCGCGATCATCATCGCGATCTTCCGTCACCGGCAGTCGGTGAATCTCGAGGACATCAACTTGCTGAAGGGATGA
- a CDS encoding NADH-quinone oxidoreductase subunit C, which produces MKALSEPTFEIVMPGGDQPVTPKKVAYKGGPANPSVAALRAKFGGAIGRSEVGWGETTVFVERTKVGEICAWLQSDPSQSYEYLSDVTAVEYRDHVRPIEVVWHIRSIKYRRFLRLKAEIPKDGKTPLEVPSVWPVWKGADWLERECYDMFGITFAGHPDLRRILLWEQYKEGFPLRKDFPLRGRFSRSEQLKNALSQDPEAKYSMEELSVAEAFGHLPADMRKRLAGGEKVGE; this is translated from the coding sequence ATGAAGGCTCTGTCGGAGCCTACGTTCGAGATCGTCATGCCGGGCGGGGATCAGCCGGTGACGCCGAAGAAAGTGGCCTACAAAGGCGGTCCGGCCAACCCTTCCGTCGCGGCCTTGCGAGCGAAGTTCGGCGGAGCCATCGGGCGCTCCGAAGTGGGGTGGGGGGAGACCACCGTGTTCGTCGAGCGGACGAAGGTCGGGGAGATCTGCGCCTGGCTGCAGTCGGACCCGTCGCAGTCCTACGAGTACCTCTCGGACGTCACTGCGGTCGAGTATCGCGACCACGTGCGTCCCATCGAAGTGGTCTGGCACATCCGCTCCATCAAGTACCGGCGCTTCCTGCGCCTCAAGGCGGAGATCCCGAAGGACGGGAAGACGCCGCTCGAAGTGCCGTCGGTGTGGCCGGTGTGGAAGGGCGCGGATTGGCTCGAGCGCGAGTGCTACGACATGTTCGGCATCACCTTCGCGGGGCACCCGGACCTGCGCCGGATCCTGCTCTGGGAGCAGTACAAGGAAGGGTTCCCCCTCCGGAAGGATTTCCCGCTGCGCGGCCGGTTCTCGCGCTCGGAGCAGCTCAAGAACGCGCTCAGCCAGGACCCCGAGGCGAAGTACTCCATGGAAGAACTCAGCGTGGCCGAGGCGTTCGGTCACCTCCCGGCGGACATGCGCAAGCGGCTCGCCGGCGGCGAGAAGGTGGGGGAATAG
- a CDS encoding NADH-quinone oxidoreductase subunit B: MASGSNPDGKLKYEYDAAGDQPFVTTSLDFVVNWGRANSLWPMPFGTACCAIEFMASAASHFDLARFGMERMSFSPRQSDVLICAGRVPFKLAPVIRRIYQQMPQPKWVISMGACASSGGMFDSYAVVQGIDTIIPVDVYVPGCPPRPEGLIYGIMMLQKKVREERMGNEAIRDELMPDPTSQLYIPPSRIDELSEPFGNSVHQTRSTP, translated from the coding sequence ATGGCCTCGGGGTCCAATCCCGACGGCAAGCTCAAGTACGAGTACGACGCCGCAGGCGACCAGCCCTTCGTCACCACGTCGCTCGACTTCGTGGTCAACTGGGGACGCGCCAACTCCCTCTGGCCCATGCCCTTCGGCACCGCCTGCTGCGCCATCGAGTTCATGGCCTCGGCGGCCTCCCACTTCGACCTCGCGCGCTTCGGCATGGAGCGCATGTCCTTCTCGCCGCGCCAGTCGGACGTCCTCATCTGCGCCGGCCGCGTCCCGTTCAAGCTCGCCCCGGTCATCCGCCGCATCTACCAGCAGATGCCGCAGCCCAAGTGGGTCATCTCCATGGGCGCCTGCGCCTCCTCGGGCGGCATGTTCGACTCCTACGCGGTGGTGCAGGGGATCGACACGATCATCCCGGTGGACGTCTACGTCCCGGGATGCCCGCCGCGCCCGGAAGGCCTCATCTACGGCATCATGATGCTGCAGAAGAAGGTCAGGGAAGAGCGCATGGGCAACGAAGCCATCCGTGACGAGCTGATGCCGGACCCCACGTCGCAGCTCTACATCCCGCCGTCGAGGATCGACGAGCTCTCTGAGCCCTTCGGTAACTCCGTGCATCAGACGCGGTCGACGCCATGA